Proteins from a single region of Streptomyces sp. HUAS 15-9:
- a CDS encoding MerR family transcriptional regulator, with protein MPPAASRPVDNLDDDDYPAYTMGRAAEILGTTPAFLRSLGEHRLITPLRSEGGHRRYSRYQLRIAARARELVDQGTPIEAACRIVVLEDQLEEAQRINEQLRTQGRENRSKPST; from the coding sequence ATGCCCCCTGCCGCATCCCGTCCCGTCGACAACCTCGACGACGACGACTACCCGGCCTACACCATGGGCCGAGCCGCCGAGATACTCGGCACCACCCCCGCCTTCCTCCGCTCCCTCGGTGAACACCGCCTGATCACCCCCCTGCGCTCCGAAGGCGGCCACCGCCGCTACTCCCGCTACCAGCTGCGCATCGCCGCCCGCGCCCGCGAACTCGTCGACCAGGGCACCCCCATCGAGGCCGCCTGCCGCATCGTCGTCCTTGAAGACCAGCTCGAAGAAGCCCAGCGCATCAACGAGCAACTGCGCACACAAGGCCGCGAGAACCGATCGAAGCCCTCAACCTGA